In the Topomyia yanbarensis strain Yona2022 chromosome 3, ASM3024719v1, whole genome shotgun sequence genome, one interval contains:
- the LOC131689136 gene encoding uncharacterized protein LOC131689136 isoform X2 produces MEKYVTVVSVDNNQPATLGIEGEGSQLPNVDIKEVPTGGVPQSVDSNATVDSQFVTVLSINHGQAVEGTEPEVVLVYRLPGERLGFGLKFQGGTKNNEKIQRLFIQSCAENSPASRVQASWGYLREGDEILEIDGVSVTRMTRIECVKCLKESNLAIKLLVRNGEGKVQNFYDDNGDIPERKSVPPPPPPVPPRKLNKRKSAELQIVDPPTKQIVEIIHPPGAEIYSNLFSDDISDLISESDDTASTISTVIDKYSICSSLSSEDYTISSNPSSLELAKALKPFTLLEKEFNLENKLENNLFTFQPAAVNVVQLEVGPEPLSNEYENITIAKVDENKNYENIVIHASDHQPQNYENVTIQAVTEPQPYENVTVTTSSSKHEPIVYENIDLKAPPQPLPRQAGTAAVELKKRAAPAANVIPPPRQKSPKIAQLPPIPPHLPHEFNTIHSWLQEATEVIHECALTPAGTNSTGEPSKEDKQPLRSASSNENLPRLIDFHPKVSSPLKSTPPPPQPTIVTIEDVKANENNDNQLVPSPADQSVMVKKCIKIVANRVGEMENYFESSSDEEEEKIYEPSQMERERQQRQCDDDLGGFDNYSDEDGEKLGPPEIVDGGPSEAYFNFHWSTTLLPPIGEVEEEFSSLENQQSGPIVIIDTAEETLFNDSNNNQHREPKIKRNAHFWAEDSPTSPAMTPDSLPSDDFDSFPVTQTELVNPTPPHQLSRNPPPVPNRSFPSSGTAVQEAAINSKQCDVIEAGETEPAASGEMRSKPGTTIIAADKSAGVQANGVASELPTAATARTEPNRTEQIVSPGDAEKRLDQLMNDLVDDNESFSANISELIVAMEVDPGVEVLKSGIPPLEVAVEGHVSMEQTNEDLKEEGNKEEKKKSNIGDVCDEDMDLLAAVGDSVDSDFEELVKSQLDGDNSEQIQLIHERIIVGIERSSTSGDSNSDREDSVDQKIEDSNVSVSVIAGNEQAIPGDVPDGEMTSVAAYSGEQKVENNQGMSIGRFAGP; encoded by the exons atGGAGAAATATGTAACCGTCGTATCGGTTGATAATAATCAGCCTGCCACCCTGGGAATAGAAGGAGAGGGCAGTCAGCTACCGAATGTAGACATCAAGGAAGTGCCGACAGGGGGCGTGCCGCAGTCGGTGGATTCGAATGCAACCGTTGATTCACAGTTTGTGACGGTGCTGTCGATCAACCATGGCCAAGCGGTGGAAGGAACCGAACCAGAAGTGGTACTGGTGTACCGGCTGCCCGGTGAAAGGTTAGGCTTCGGGCTTAAGTTTCAGGGAGGGACgaaaaataatgagaaaattCAGCGACTGTTTATTCAGTCATGTGCGGAGAATAGTCCCGCTTCGAGAGTGCAGGCCAGTTGGGGTTACCTCAGGGAGGGCGATGAGATTCTTGAAATTGATGGAGTCAGTGTGACACGGATGACCCGAATCGAGTGCGTCAAGTGTTTGAAGGAGAGTAATTTGGCCATTAAGCTGCTCGTGCGGAATGGTGAAGGAAAAGTACAAAATTTCTACGATGACAATGGAGATATTCCGGAGAGGAAAAGTGTTCCACCACCTCCGCCGCCAGTACCGCCGCGGAAACTGAACAAAAGAAAAAGTGCGGAGCTGCAAATCGTTGATCCGCCTACGAAGCAAATCGTAGAAATTATTCACCCTCCCGGTGCGGAGATATACTCAAACCTATTCTCAGATGATATTAGTGACCTTATCAGTGAATCCGACGACACTGCCAGTACAATTTCCACAGTCATAGATAAGTACTCAATCTGTTCTAGTCTTTCGTCGGAGGACTACACCATTTCTTCAAACCCAAGCAGTTTAGAACTGGCGAAAGCCCTTAAGCCATTCACGCTTTTGGAGAAAGAGTTTAACCTAGAAAATAAGTTGGAAAACAATTTGTTCACCTTTCAACCTGCTGCAGTGAACGTGGTTCAGCTTGAAGTGGGACCCGAACCGCTTTCGAACGAATACGAAAACATCACCATCGCCAAGGTGGATGAgaacaaaaattacgaaaacatAGTGATCCATGCCAGTGACCATCAACCTCAAAACTACGAAAACGTTACCATCCAAGCCGTTACGGAACCTCAGCCGTACGAGAACGTCACTGTGACTACCTCCAGCAGCAAACATGAACCGATCGTGTACGAAAACATTGATTTAAAGGCTCCCCCACAACCTCTGCCGCGTCAAGCCGGTACCGCTGCAGTGGAACTGAAGAAGCGGGCTGCTCCAGCAGCCAACGTTATTCCGCCACCacgtcaaaaatcgccgaaaattGCTCAACTACCGCCAATTCCACCCCATCTGCCTCATGAGTTCAACACCATTCACAGCTGGCTACAGGAAGCCACCGAAGTCATTCACGAGTGTGCCTTAACCCCTGCCGGTACCAACAGCACCGGTGAGCCTTCGAAAGAGGACAAGCAACCCCTTCGAAGTGCTAGTAGCAATGAAAACCTTCCTCGATTGATCGATTTTCATCCGAAAGTTTCCAGTCCCTTAAAATCAACACCCCCTCCACCGCAGCCAACAATCGTAACGATCGAAGATGTAAAAGCAAATGAAAATAACGACAATCAGCTGGTTCCGTCACCGGCCGACCAATCCGTGATGGTGAAAAAGTGCATCAAAATTGTCGCCAACCGGGTGGGTGAAATGGAAAACTATTTCGAAAGTTCCAGCGACGAAGAGGAGGAAAAAATTTACGAACCTTCCCAGATGGAAAGGGAACGGCAGCAGAGGCAGTGCGATGACGATCTCGGCGGTTTCGATAACTACAGCGACGAGGACGGTGAAAAGCTCGGACCGCCGGAAATTGTGGACGGTGGCCCATCGGAGGCGTACTTTAACTTCCACTGGTCGACAACGCTGCTACCACCGATCGGGGAAGTGGAGGAGGAGTTTTCCTCACTGGAGAATCAACAGAGCGG TCCCATTGTCATCATCGACACGGCCGAGGAAACTCTGTTCAACGACAGCAACAACAATCAGCATCGTGAGCCCAAAATCAAACGGAATGCCCACTTTTGGGCTGAAGATAGTCCTACCTCGCCGGCTATGACCCCAGATTCGCTACCTTCGGACGACTTTGACTCCTTCCCGGTGACTCAAACCGAACTCGTAAATCCCACACCACCCCATCAATTGTCTCGGAATCCACCGCCGGTACCCAATCGTAGCTTTCCGTCCTCCGGTACGGCGGTACAAGAAGCAGCGATCAATAGTAAACAATGTGATGTCATCGAAGCGGGAGAAACTGAACCAGCTGCCAGTGGTGAAATGCGCAGCAAGCCAGGTACTACTATCATTGCGGCTGATAAGAGCGCAGGCGTGCAGGCGAACGGTGTTGCTTCGGAACTACCAACAGCAGCAACAGCTCGCACCGAACCAAACAGAACCGAGCAGATTGTTTCACCGGGAGATGCCGAAAAGCGTTTAGATCAGTTGATGAACGACCTCGTTGATGATAACGAGAGTTTCAGTGCGAACATTTCTGAATTAATTGTGGCGATGGAGGTGGATCCTGGTGTTGAGGTTCTAAAGTCGGGGATTCCCCCGTTGGAGGTGGCGGTTGAAGGGCACGTGTCAATGGAACAGACGAATGAAGATCTGAAAGAGGAGGGGAATAAGGAAGAGAAGAAAAAGTCTAATATTGGGGATGTTTGTGACGAAGACATGGATCTTCTGGCAGCCGTGGGGGATAGTGTGGATAGTGATTTTGAAGAACTGGTCAAATCGCAGCTTGACGGTGACAATTCAGAGCAAATACAACTGATTCATGAGAGAATCATTGTTGGAATTGAACGCTCAAGCACCAGCGGTGATAGCAACAGTGATCGGGAGGATAGTGTTGATCAAAAGATCGAAGATTCGAACGTTAGTGTTTCAGTGATCGCTGGAAATGAACAGGCAATTCCAGGAGATGTTCCGGATGGCGAGATGACTTCAGTCGCGGCTTATTCCGGCGAGCAGAAGGTCGAAAATAATCAAG
- the LOC131689136 gene encoding uncharacterized protein LOC131689136 isoform X1, whose amino-acid sequence MEKYVTVVSVDNNQPATLGIEGEGSQLPNVDIKEVPTGGVPQSVDSNATVDSQFVTVLSINHGQAVEGTEPEVVLVYRLPGERLGFGLKFQGGTKNNEKIQRLFIQSCAENSPASRVQASWGYLREGDEILEIDGVSVTRMTRIECVKCLKESNLAIKLLVRNGEGKVQNFYDDNGDIPERKSVPPPPPPVPPRKLNKRKSAELQIVDPPTKQIVEIIHPPGAEIYSNLFSDDISDLISESDDTASTISTVIDKYSICSSLSSEDYTISSNPSSLELAKALKPFTLLEKEFNLENKLENNLFTFQPAAVNVVQLEVGPEPLSNEYENITIAKVDENKNYENIVIHASDHQPQNYENVTIQAVTEPQPYENVTVTTSSSKHEPIVYENIDLKAPPQPLPRQAGTAAVELKKRAAPAANVIPPPRQKSPKIAQLPPIPPHLPHEFNTIHSWLQEATEVIHECALTPAGTNSTGEPSKEDKQPLRSASSNENLPRLIDFHPKVSSPLKSTPPPPQPTIVTIEDVKANENNDNQLVPSPADQSVMVKKCIKIVANRVGEMENYFESSSDEEEEKIYEPSQMERERQQRQCDDDLGGFDNYSDEDGEKLGPPEIVDGGPSEAYFNFHWSTTLLPPIGEVEEEFSSLENQQSGPIVIIDTAEETLFNDSNNNQHREPKIKRNAHFWAEDSPTSPAMTPDSLPSDDFDSFPVTQTELVNPTPPHQLSRNPPPVPNRSFPSSGTAVQEAAINSKQCDVIEAGETEPAASGEMRSKPGTTIIAADKSAGVQANGVASELPTAATARTEPNRTEQIVSPGDAEKRLDQLMNDLVDDNESFSANISELIVAMEVDPGVEVLKSGIPPLEVAVEGHVSMEQTNEDLKEEGNKEEKKKSNIGDVCDEDMDLLAAVGDSVDSDFEELVKSQLDGDNSEQIQLIHERIIVGIERSSTSGDSNSDREDSVDQKIEDSNVSVSVIAGNEQAIPGDVPDGEMTSVAAYSGEQKVENNQGKLDLQPYLHHFSPFETRQQQQQQQQHRRRQLRRVANVIPEDSYLPFIGPCTRLALYRASSNHFEVAQFNFACSLTR is encoded by the exons atGGAGAAATATGTAACCGTCGTATCGGTTGATAATAATCAGCCTGCCACCCTGGGAATAGAAGGAGAGGGCAGTCAGCTACCGAATGTAGACATCAAGGAAGTGCCGACAGGGGGCGTGCCGCAGTCGGTGGATTCGAATGCAACCGTTGATTCACAGTTTGTGACGGTGCTGTCGATCAACCATGGCCAAGCGGTGGAAGGAACCGAACCAGAAGTGGTACTGGTGTACCGGCTGCCCGGTGAAAGGTTAGGCTTCGGGCTTAAGTTTCAGGGAGGGACgaaaaataatgagaaaattCAGCGACTGTTTATTCAGTCATGTGCGGAGAATAGTCCCGCTTCGAGAGTGCAGGCCAGTTGGGGTTACCTCAGGGAGGGCGATGAGATTCTTGAAATTGATGGAGTCAGTGTGACACGGATGACCCGAATCGAGTGCGTCAAGTGTTTGAAGGAGAGTAATTTGGCCATTAAGCTGCTCGTGCGGAATGGTGAAGGAAAAGTACAAAATTTCTACGATGACAATGGAGATATTCCGGAGAGGAAAAGTGTTCCACCACCTCCGCCGCCAGTACCGCCGCGGAAACTGAACAAAAGAAAAAGTGCGGAGCTGCAAATCGTTGATCCGCCTACGAAGCAAATCGTAGAAATTATTCACCCTCCCGGTGCGGAGATATACTCAAACCTATTCTCAGATGATATTAGTGACCTTATCAGTGAATCCGACGACACTGCCAGTACAATTTCCACAGTCATAGATAAGTACTCAATCTGTTCTAGTCTTTCGTCGGAGGACTACACCATTTCTTCAAACCCAAGCAGTTTAGAACTGGCGAAAGCCCTTAAGCCATTCACGCTTTTGGAGAAAGAGTTTAACCTAGAAAATAAGTTGGAAAACAATTTGTTCACCTTTCAACCTGCTGCAGTGAACGTGGTTCAGCTTGAAGTGGGACCCGAACCGCTTTCGAACGAATACGAAAACATCACCATCGCCAAGGTGGATGAgaacaaaaattacgaaaacatAGTGATCCATGCCAGTGACCATCAACCTCAAAACTACGAAAACGTTACCATCCAAGCCGTTACGGAACCTCAGCCGTACGAGAACGTCACTGTGACTACCTCCAGCAGCAAACATGAACCGATCGTGTACGAAAACATTGATTTAAAGGCTCCCCCACAACCTCTGCCGCGTCAAGCCGGTACCGCTGCAGTGGAACTGAAGAAGCGGGCTGCTCCAGCAGCCAACGTTATTCCGCCACCacgtcaaaaatcgccgaaaattGCTCAACTACCGCCAATTCCACCCCATCTGCCTCATGAGTTCAACACCATTCACAGCTGGCTACAGGAAGCCACCGAAGTCATTCACGAGTGTGCCTTAACCCCTGCCGGTACCAACAGCACCGGTGAGCCTTCGAAAGAGGACAAGCAACCCCTTCGAAGTGCTAGTAGCAATGAAAACCTTCCTCGATTGATCGATTTTCATCCGAAAGTTTCCAGTCCCTTAAAATCAACACCCCCTCCACCGCAGCCAACAATCGTAACGATCGAAGATGTAAAAGCAAATGAAAATAACGACAATCAGCTGGTTCCGTCACCGGCCGACCAATCCGTGATGGTGAAAAAGTGCATCAAAATTGTCGCCAACCGGGTGGGTGAAATGGAAAACTATTTCGAAAGTTCCAGCGACGAAGAGGAGGAAAAAATTTACGAACCTTCCCAGATGGAAAGGGAACGGCAGCAGAGGCAGTGCGATGACGATCTCGGCGGTTTCGATAACTACAGCGACGAGGACGGTGAAAAGCTCGGACCGCCGGAAATTGTGGACGGTGGCCCATCGGAGGCGTACTTTAACTTCCACTGGTCGACAACGCTGCTACCACCGATCGGGGAAGTGGAGGAGGAGTTTTCCTCACTGGAGAATCAACAGAGCGG TCCCATTGTCATCATCGACACGGCCGAGGAAACTCTGTTCAACGACAGCAACAACAATCAGCATCGTGAGCCCAAAATCAAACGGAATGCCCACTTTTGGGCTGAAGATAGTCCTACCTCGCCGGCTATGACCCCAGATTCGCTACCTTCGGACGACTTTGACTCCTTCCCGGTGACTCAAACCGAACTCGTAAATCCCACACCACCCCATCAATTGTCTCGGAATCCACCGCCGGTACCCAATCGTAGCTTTCCGTCCTCCGGTACGGCGGTACAAGAAGCAGCGATCAATAGTAAACAATGTGATGTCATCGAAGCGGGAGAAACTGAACCAGCTGCCAGTGGTGAAATGCGCAGCAAGCCAGGTACTACTATCATTGCGGCTGATAAGAGCGCAGGCGTGCAGGCGAACGGTGTTGCTTCGGAACTACCAACAGCAGCAACAGCTCGCACCGAACCAAACAGAACCGAGCAGATTGTTTCACCGGGAGATGCCGAAAAGCGTTTAGATCAGTTGATGAACGACCTCGTTGATGATAACGAGAGTTTCAGTGCGAACATTTCTGAATTAATTGTGGCGATGGAGGTGGATCCTGGTGTTGAGGTTCTAAAGTCGGGGATTCCCCCGTTGGAGGTGGCGGTTGAAGGGCACGTGTCAATGGAACAGACGAATGAAGATCTGAAAGAGGAGGGGAATAAGGAAGAGAAGAAAAAGTCTAATATTGGGGATGTTTGTGACGAAGACATGGATCTTCTGGCAGCCGTGGGGGATAGTGTGGATAGTGATTTTGAAGAACTGGTCAAATCGCAGCTTGACGGTGACAATTCAGAGCAAATACAACTGATTCATGAGAGAATCATTGTTGGAATTGAACGCTCAAGCACCAGCGGTGATAGCAACAGTGATCGGGAGGATAGTGTTGATCAAAAGATCGAAGATTCGAACGTTAGTGTTTCAGTGATCGCTGGAAATGAACAGGCAATTCCAGGAGATGTTCCGGATGGCGAGATGACTTCAGTCGCGGCTTATTCCGGCGAGCAGAAGGTCGAAAATAATCAAG